The Lolium rigidum isolate FL_2022 chromosome 2, APGP_CSIRO_Lrig_0.1, whole genome shotgun sequence genomic interval ATTCTTCACCTGGTCGATTGTTCAGCATAATCAGCACCCATGCGTTGCATCTCCCTCAGCACCGATGATGGATGCTGGACATGGAAGTGAAACTTACCTTCTCGTACTGCAACTCGAGGGACTCGTTACCAAGGCTATGCGCATCGCTGTCCTCCATCCACGCGACGCTGTAGAGATCACCCAGGCAGGTCATGAACTCTGGAGGGGCCTCGCCTGGGCAGTAGGCGGGCCAGCTGCCCATTACTGCGTTAGAGGCTGTGGTGGCGTAGACGCTGATGTTGGCCGGCAGGAGGCCCTCGAATATGCTCCCGGATTCAGCCGCCTCTACATAGAATGCCAGGCTCTTGTATGTTCCGGCAGCGTGCTTCTTCTCAAGAGTTGTCACCAAGTCATTGGCATACAGCCTCTCATCCTCATCGATTGGCATACCTGTCCAACAGTTTAGCTTCAGTCGCCTCGCCTAACACTGCATGCGATCACCAAAAGGGGAGAAGAATGTATTGCATGAGTCAAATACCAAGCACCCCTGGACCGCCATCATCGGAGTAATACACAAAAATGTGGTCGTCCTGGCTGCTATTGACGACCTTGCCGCTGCCGCCGGTGAGCGCCGAGTTGTTGCCGAGCAGGACGGCGAGGAAGTTCTTCACATTCACATCCTTCCCGGTGTAATCCTGCATCCCACATTCTTGATTAGGTGATATACTAGCAACAGGTGCAAGAGGACGGCGGGACTCCGGCTCATTCACGTACCTTTGGAACTCCGGCGTACACGTCGCTGCCGTTGGGATTGTTGATGATGACCCCGGGCCTGGGGTTGGCGGAGTTGTTGGCGATGTCATCGTACATGAAGACAACAATGTTCTCGTCTCTTAACCCGCCTTTCTTCATGATTTGATACGCATGGCACACGTCCGCCTGACCACAAACAGAGGATGACATGACGTACGTGATGTGCTAACATTTATTTTCAGCTTTTCACTCGAGTCACTGAATGGATTGTTGATTTGTCGGACTGCAGCACAAACCTCTTCGGCAAAACCCTCGGAAAAATCGTCAACTTAATTAATTACCTGGTGCCGGTAGTTTTCGAAACCTTTGGAGCCGGCGATGAGGACGGCCCACCTCGTCCCGATGACATCCTTCTCCTTCTCGGTCTGCGGGCGGAGGAACTCCTGCCACGGCCCGCCGGCCACACCGGCGACCAGCAAGAGCAGCTGCACAGCAATTACAGGTAAGTAGAGGCGTGCCATACTTATAAGTGTATGTTTTGGGAATGCACTCTGGGAGTAGCCGTTATATAGGCACTCGCGGTCGTGTTCATTGGCATCGACAGCGCCACTATCAAGGAGGGATCTCAGATTTCTTCACTCTAAATAAAGCAAACAATGCTGGCGCTACTACTTCAACGGGTAAATCTACTTCAATCCGACAGTGCTAGCATAATAAACGGAACTAATTCACGTACGTATGACGCGTTGTCCAATTCTTTTACAGTAGTGCGATTCTTGTACGATGTAATATCTGTTAGAGATAGAGTCGTGTGTAGTTCGGTTGTGTATCAATAGAAGTTCAGATAGGTAGCGGACAGAAGTCCGAGTTACATACGATGTAATCTGTATCCCTCTTATATAATGACAAGACCAAAGGCTCGGGATTCATCCGAGTAGAATCAATCTACCTGATCAATATTAGGCTTTACATGGTATCAGGCTAGCTCTTCCCTGCTACGTCTAGATCGCATTGCTCCACATCGCCGTCGTCGACTTCCGATCGTCGGCCATGGCGTCCAGCAGCTCCAACTCGCCGATCAACCTCGGTCTCCCACCGCGCGAACTGCTCACGCGCGATAATCACCCCCTCTggcgttcccaggtcctacctgcGATTCGCGGTGCCCAGCTGGTGGGCTTGCTCACCGGTGCCGATCCTGCACCGCCGCCCGAGATCGTCGACGTCCCGGCAGACAAGACCACGGGCGCTGCGGCGAAGATGAAAACCAACCCTGAATATTCAGCCTGGATCGCGAGGGATCAGACGGTGCTCTCCTACCTTCTTCAATCCCTGTCGCGCGAGGTTCTTCCTCATGTTCATCGGATCGAATCAGCCGCCGGTGTCTGGCGTGCTCTAGAAGAGATGTTCACGGCTCAATCTGAAGCCAAGGTGACGAATCTGTTGGTGGCCCTTGCCAACACCAAGAAGCTGCAGATGACGACGTCCGAATTCCTCTCCAAGATGCAAGGACTCGCGGATGAGCTTGTTGCTGCCGGCCACCCGCTTCATGATCGCCAATTGGTGTCTTACATCCTTGCCGGTCTTGGCGCCGATTATAATGCGCTTGTTGCCGCTCTCGGCGTGCTCCCCACGCCCATCTCGCTCAGCCAGTTATACTCGCATGTCCATGCCTATGATCAGCGCCAGCTTCTCCTCAATGGCCCTGCTACTCCGGAGTTCGAGTCCTCCGCAAATGCTGCGTCCCGTCTATGGCGCCCACGCAACAACAATGATGGCAACTACAACAATAATGGCCGGCCTCGCGGTGACCGCCGTGACGATCGAAGAGAGGATCGTCGTGATACCCGCAGAGATGACCGCCCATCCTATCAAGGacgtggtggtggccgtggcaACCCTGGAGGTGGCCGGGGTCGCGGACGTGGACGTCGTCGCACTACCCCATGGGTTGATGTCACATGCCAAATTTGTAACAAAGAAGGACACTATGCCAAAGATTGCTGGTCTCGCTATGCAAATGATGATGACTATGGTGACAAAGAAGTCCATGCTGCTTATGGGGTCGATACAAATTGGTACCAAGATTCGGGTGCCACACATCACATCACCGGTGAACTCAATAATCTGACGCTCAGGGACGCCTACAAGGGTTATGACAAGGTCAACACCGCCAATGGGCAAGGTATGAGTATTTCACATATTGGTCATTCTGTAATTCGTAACCCCTCGAAAAATTTTGAACTCCGCAATGTTCTCCATGTTCCCAATGCGTCCAAAAATTTACTCTCAGTTCATCGTTTCACATATGATAATCATGTCTTCATAGAATTTCACCCCTTCTTCTTTTTGATTAAGGATCAGGTCACCAGGAGAATCATTCATAGAGGAAGATGTGTTGGCGGCCTCTATCCCCTGATCTCATCTCTGTCATCCTCAAGTTCGCCAAAGCATGCCTTTTTCGCCGCCAAGCCATCCCAGTCTCAATGGCATAGTCGTCTAGGTCATCCCTCTTTAGTTATTGTTAGGCAAATTATAAATAAGCATAAACTAGCTTGTGTTAAAGATAGCAGTAGTAGTTTGGTCTGTGACCCGTGTCAACAGGCCAAAAGTCATCAGCTTCCATATCCCATCTCCACCAGTGTATCTACACTTCCCCTACAGTTagttttctctgatgtatggggtcctgcacctACTTCTGTTGGTCGTCATGattactatgtaagctttatcgatgattatagtaaatttacttggatttaCTTGCTTAAGAAAAAGTCTGATGCTTTTGATGCCTTTGTCAACTTCCAAAAACTTGTTGAGCGAAAATTTGACAGGAAAATCCTTACTGTCCAATCTGACTGGGGCGGTGAATATGTTAAGTTGAATTCACTCTTCCAAAAACAAGGCATATCTCATCATGTTTCTTGTCCTCATGCCCATCAACAGAATGGCTCTGCTGAGCGCAAACATCGTCATATAGTTGAAGTTGGCCTTGCTCTCCTTGCACATGCTGGTATGCCCCtaaaattctgggatgaagcctTTCTTACAGCTACATATCTCATTAATATGCTTCCCAGTAAAGTTCTACATAATGATACTCCAGTTCATCGCCTTCTTGGTACACATCCAAATTATTCATCCCTTCGTGTCTTTGGCTGTGCATGTTGGCCAAATCTTCGCCCCTACAACAAACGCAAACTTGCGTTTCGCTCTAAACAATGTGTCTTTCTTGGTTATAGTCCGCGTCACAAAGGTGTCAAATGTCTTGAAGTAGCGACTGGTAGAGTTTACATATCTCGAGACGTTGTTTTTGATGAGTCCGTTTTTCCATTCAAAACTCTACATCCTAATGCTGGTGCCCTTCTCCGTAACCAAATTCTTCTCCTTGATCCCTCTCTTCACAATTTTGAGGAGGGTAACGAATTATTTAGTGATCAAAATATGCAAAGTACTCATGCTGCTAACCCTGTCCCTCAGATTGTGCATGATGCAGGGCGTCAAGACGAAGCAGCAGCCGAAAATTTGAGTCAAAACGATGAATTGAGCCGTTCTTATAGCTCTTTTGAGTTTTCAGGTGAAAACAGCAGTGGCGCGCGATCCCATGATGATTCGCTGACAAGATCGCCCTCGGGATCGGCGTGTATCTCCTCGGATCCCGGCGCGCCTGCCGCCTCGCCTGCTGGGTCCGCGACGCACGCGCGGGAACGCGGTGTctcgtgatgcgcgtagatgtacacgtccgttgggaaccccaagaggaaggtatgatgcgcagccgctcctcgttttctcgctgtttttggtttcgtaaatcctagtaacgaaatattctcggacctggacgaaacaaagacccagtgggcctatttttccaccggaagcatccgtaacacccggaagGGACATGCAGGGGGCCACGAGGCCGCGACACCACAAGGCCGGTGCGCGCCCAGGGGGCCCTGCGCCGCCaccatggtgtggccacctcgtctgGCCTCCCCGATCGCTCGCCCTTCCGCTGCCTACTAGCAAAGCCTCCCGTcatgcgaaacccctgaggcgaagaaccacgatacggaaaaccttccagagccgccgccatcgcgaagccaagatccggggggacAGGAGGCCCTGTCCCGGcacccccgccggagcggggaagtgcctccCCTGGCtaaggcctctccatcgacaccgctgccatctccaccgccatcttcatcaccgccgctgctccctaaGGAGGagtgggagtagttctccatcgaggctcggggctgtaccgggaaGGGCcaagtggttcatctctctcctatgtgcttcaatacaacaaTCTCaagtgagctgccttacatgattgagattcatatgatgatgcttgtaatctagatgtcattatgctagtcaagtgagttttacttatgtgatctccggagactctttgtcccacgtgtgtaaaggtgacagtgtgtgcaccgtgtgggtctcttaggctatattttcacagaatacttattcactgttgaatggcatagtgaggtgcttatttatatctctttatgattgtaatgtgttttgtatcacaatttatccatgtgctactctagtgatgttattaaagtagttttattcctcccgcacgtgtgcaaaggtgacaaaggTGTGCACCGTGNNNNNNNNNNNNNNNNNNNNNNNNNNNNNNNNNNNNNNNNNNNNNNNNNNNNNNNNNNNNNNNNNNNNNNNNNNNNNNNNNNNNNNNNNNNNNNNNNNNNgtaatcctacgcaatgtgttcatcatccaacaagagagtgtagagtatgcatttatctattctgttatgtgatcaatgttgagagtgtctactagtgaaagtctaatccctaggccttgttcctaaatactgctatcgctgcttgttactgttttactgcgttactactgcatgtttacttcccgcaatattactatcatcaactgcacgccagcaagctattttctggcaccatactactgctcatattcattcataccacttgtatttcactatctcttcgccgaactagtacacctattaggtgtgttggggacacaagagacttcttgctttgtggttgcagggttgcatgagagggatatctttgacctcttcctccctgagttcgataaaccttgggtgatccatgatacgtctccaacgtatcgataatttcttatgttccatgctactttattgatgatacctacatgttttatgcacattatatgtcatatttatgcattttctggaactaacctattaacaagatgccgaagagccgcttgtctgttttctcgctgtttttggtttcgaaatcctagtaaggaaatattctcggaattggacgaaatcttcgcccggggtcctatttttgcacggagcttccgtaagaccgaagagggaacgaagtggggccacgaggcgccgtcaccatagggcggcgcggcccgggccccggccgcgccgacctatggtgtggggccctcgtgtggccccccacgttgcccttccgcctacttaaagcctccgtcgcgaaaaccccagcaccgagagccacgatacggaaaaccttccagagacgccgccgccgcgaatcccatctcgggggattcaggagatcgcctccggcaccctgccggagaggggattcatctcccggaggactcttcatcgccatgatcgcctccggagtgatgagtgagtagttcacccctggaccatgggtccatagcagtagctagatggtcgtcttctccttgttgtgcttcattgttggatcttgtgagctgcctaacatgatcaagatcatctatatgtaattctatatgttgtgtttgtcgggatccgatggatagagaatactatgttatggtgattatcaatctattgtttatgtgttgtttatgatcttgcatgctctccgttattagtagaggctcggccaagtttgtactcttaactccaagagggagtattaatgctcgatagtgggttcatgccttcattgacactcgggacgaagtgacgtaaagttctaaggttgtgatgtgtcgttgccactagggataaaacattgattctatgtctaaggatgtagttgtcgattacattacgcaccatacttaatgcaattgtctgttgcttagcaacttaataccgaatggggttcggatgataactcgaaggtggactttttaggcatagatgcagcttggatggcggtctatgtactttgtcgtaatgcccaattaaatctcactatatttatcatatcatgtacatgcattgttatgcccttctctatttgtcaattgcccgaccgtaatttgttcacccaacatgcttttatcttatgggagagacacctctagtgaactgtggaccccggtcctattctttacatagcatacaatctaccgcaatacttgttttactcgttttcttgcaaacaatcatcttccactcgatacgcttaatcctttgttacgagcaagccggtgagattgacaacctcactgtttcgttggggcaaagtactttggttttgttgtgcggattccacgttggcgccggaatccccggtgttgcgccgcatcacatttcgcgaccatcaaccttcaacgtgcttcttggctcctcctggttcgattaaaccttggtttctttccgagggaaaacttgctaccgtgcgcatcataccttcctcttggggttcccaacgaacgtgtgagttacacgccatcaagctctttttccggcgccgttgccggggagatcaagacacgcctgcaaggggagtctccacttctcaatctctttactttgtttttgtcttgctttattttatttactactttgtttgctgcacctaaacaaaacacaaaaaaattagttgctagttttactttatttattgtcttgctctctatatcgaaaacacaaaaaaaaattagttacttgcatttactttatttgcctagtttactttattcctactaaaatgagtaatcctgaagttgaagttcgttcttttaagcaacagggtggagaaagttttaaagatgcttggtacgtaattagtaatgctcatcataggtgcattaagaaacactccaccactatccttcttaggaacttttatgttggtttatctagttggaataggtatgttcttgatacactttcgggaggcaatttcctaggtactcccgctttagaagctagttgcatcattgagagtctagttggaataccacctgttaatgaagttaaaattgaaatctctcttgaagatgttatgaaaaaaatggaaaccatagagaaaaattttccaagtgttgaaactaaattgggaatgttatttgacaaaacttatgaacttgataaatccttaggaggaattgatgaaagaattagttgttatcaccagaatttgaccaagtcagaggtgggccgggatcaagacggatttgaagatatacatgtagaagaaatatgtgaatcggccttgtttaccaagtttgggctagttagcccgtgtatctttatagtaggttacgtagaagttagaatttatctcgtgcacggtttggtgcacgcccacattagaaagtcccctggactataaatatgtatctagggtttatgaaataaacaacaaccaacgttcaccacaaaccaatctcggcgcatcgccaaccccttcgtctcaagggtttctccggtaagcaccatgctgcctagatcgcatctcgcgatctaggcaagcacgagcctgcccacgttgttcatgcgttgctcgtcatcgaagccttttgatggcgagcaacgtagttatcatagatgtgttagggttagcattgttcttagtatcatatgctgttgtagtgcaacctttgcgcatctagccgtccttgtacctcatcatgggtgcaggggcggcaccccgcttgatcattatttagtagatctgatccgttacgattgctccttgattcatcaaggattagtttaatatctgcaatagttaggccttacaaagggttggaggatccagcggcatgtagggtgtagtttgctgcccctagacaggacgttccgaggatcaacctagtgttggtttttaggccttgtctagggctggcttacggtcaccgtgcgtgagcgcgaggcccaatcgtgagtaggatgatccgattatgcggtgaaaaccccaaatcgtcgtggatctcatatgctttatcttgatcaagcaggaccaccatatattcggccaccttggacgaatcatgggtggatcggctccatgagccgattcacgagataacccgagagccgatcgaggctcgtatttaacgtgtacgtgtatgccccgcaggaaactaagcgaggcatcatccacaccttcccgaccaggtataggtcaggtggcacgcccttgcaatttgcatcggcgcgtgaccgaggaggctttgcgggccgtcgctccgagggaccggggccagccgcagccctagttgttcccggctctacggtgttgaccgatccatcgcccgccggtgggtttctgacgtcaacacattctggcacgcccggtgggaccatcctcaacatcaaccacatcgccgtctacatcagagatggcggaagaaactccggtcacctacgaggagctcaatggcgagctcaagaagaagtatgacgaggtcaaagccttcctcgaagccgacctaatcggctctttccacaggacccgttcccatggcatcagatggaaggggttctcacctgaaggcgcgcttgatggagtggacttgtccaccccgtcagaagaacgcaccaggtcgctgcgtcaggagatcaacttcatggtggctcattcgctgcaccgccattctgagagcctggtgaatacgttggagcgcgtcgctctgcgcgtgatccaggagatcatgagccatcagtactctccgtcaggaccagccctagggactcaccaaggggaattgctactccagtcccgtccaccgctgccgttcgcgttggcagcgcccgaagcgccgaactcatcggcctatgtcgtctacaagattggtggtgaccccagtgactaccaattcctacatgacgcgcccaaggagatcccacacggatacgcatgcgcatacgtgccagactgcagcacctgggcaccctcgaaccaggttgctacagcggggacttctggagcaacaggaggaacgtcggaggcagaccctgagaagcagacgtggctagctaaatacgccaccccgacaaaactcccgagcccagctcctgcagttggctcagaaccggaaaaacaagcatggctggttaagtacgccactccgacgaatcttcaaggttcggcaccttcagccatcaccgcggatcagatttgtacgattctgaaagatcagttcggcatgatgccgaaaaggaaaacggtcggctataccaagccgtaccccaacgagtacgaattgatcccgctaccacccaagtatcggctcccagacttcacaaagttcagcggatcagatggttccagctccatcgaacatgtgagccgatatttggcacagctgggcatgatctcagcgtcagatgagctgcgtgtgaggtacttctcacagtccctcacaggattggctttcggttggtacacatcgctgccaccgaactcggtccAGACTTGGAAAcagttggaagaacggttccatgagcaatatcactcagaggcttccgaggctggcattgccgatttggcacaagtacgacagaagcgcggggaaacagtggcggaatacatccagcgcttcaggaccgttaggaaccgatgctattcggttcacgtgagcgaaaaagaagcgatcgagttggcggtggtgggtctatcatcatcgatcaaggacgtggcctcccaagcggactacccttcattagcacacatggtgcgaagctgtcagcgtatgaacagcgtcacccagatgtctaccaggacaaattcaagcgcgtggtgaccatggttgacgcaggcgaagatgaaggtgctacgggagaacaagaggtcgcagtggccgagtggactcgagcggcaggcccagtaacctgcaaatgggtgaagccaccagggcctccaagagggttcgacttcgatgtgacgaaaaccgagcagattttcgatctcttactcgcggagaagcacataaagatACCCGAAAGCCACAAGGTCCCTacagtgcaagagctgaacggaaagccatactgcaagtggcataacacgttcacccacaccactaacgactgcagggtgtggcgtcagcagatccaaatggcgatagaaaatgggcgactaatttttaaccaatacgccatgaaggtcgacacacacccctttcccgccgtcaacatggtggagcttactcacctcggagggtgccagccagatttctcagccagcatcaacatggtagagcttggacaccacTCTGAGAAGGGCGGGGATGAGGACTGctactctcatagcaaagacacagaggaggccgctccatgcgatcggctccgtcaagatggcaagcgctacgtcacggagggagaagtgaagaacataagatatcaacgacccctccgatcacctcctcaacaagtatgtgagtcggtatgaccaacaccggcgacacggcgacgatgatgaaagagatcgtttgGCCGAAACGACGAaggcatcgtcggcataatcacgatgaggagcgacaggagcgcc includes:
- the LOC124689199 gene encoding vacuolar-processing enzyme-like produces the protein MARLYLPVIAVQLLLLVAGVAGGPWQEFLRPQTEKEKDVIGTRWAVLIAGSKGFENYRHQADVCHAYQIMKKGGLRDENIVVFMYDDIANNSANPRPGVIINNPNGSDVYAGVPKDYTGKDVNVKNFLAVLLGNNSALTGGSGKVVNSSQDDHIFVYYSDDGGPGVLGMPIDEDERLYANDLVTTLEKKHAAGTYKSLAFYVEAAESGSIFEGLLPANISVYATTASNAVMGSWPAYCPGEAPPEFMTCLGDLYSVAWMEDSDAHSLGNESLELQYEKVKNRAYYSPVMQYGDLALNAQNLSLFMGSSDPANHSSMVGDIDNSLRQFSPVVQQRDADLLYFWHKYQKPSEGMPEKSKARKELMEVMSHRSQMDNNVELIGGSLFGTEEGPQVLNAVRPTGQPLVDDWDCLKSMVRGFEEQCGLLRQYGMKHTRAFANMCNAGIGAEAMRKAASKACTTATPAF